The Blautia hydrogenotrophica DSM 10507 genome window below encodes:
- a CDS encoding 3'-5' exonuclease gives MNYIVMDLEWNQCPDGKEYANEKLPFEIIEIGAVKLNQNKEIVGRFHEIIRPQVYKWIHAKTREVVHLNYRNLANGKSFSAAVQDFLVWCGEDYRFCTWGTQDLLELQKNMRYYQILESLPGPIRYYDVQKLFSIAYEDRSSRRALEYAIEYLNIEKKYKFHRAQSDAYYTAEVLQKIEDPEVYCYDSIDVYQNPKGKKQEIHIKYPTYDKFISREFSSKEKAIRDREVNSTRCPVCAVAAKRKIRWFTTNSKQYYSVSLCQSHGLVKGKIRMKKTENDTFYVIKTIKLIDTADAKKIQEKQESLRIRRQLRRKRSKEK, from the coding sequence ATGAACTATATTGTGATGGATCTGGAATGGAATCAGTGTCCGGACGGAAAAGAGTATGCCAATGAAAAGCTGCCTTTTGAGATCATTGAGATTGGGGCAGTAAAACTAAATCAGAACAAAGAGATTGTTGGACGTTTTCATGAGATCATCAGGCCCCAGGTGTATAAGTGGATTCATGCGAAGACCAGAGAGGTGGTCCATCTGAACTATAGGAATTTAGCAAATGGCAAGTCCTTTTCGGCAGCAGTCCAGGATTTTTTGGTGTGGTGCGGAGAGGACTATCGATTTTGTACCTGGGGAACTCAGGATTTGCTTGAATTGCAGAAGAATATGAGATATTATCAAATTCTAGAGAGTCTTCCTGGGCCAATTCGTTACTACGATGTACAGAAATTATTCAGTATAGCCTATGAAGATCGGTCCAGCCGCAGAGCTTTGGAATATGCAATTGAGTATTTGAATATAGAAAAAAAGTATAAGTTTCACAGAGCACAGTCGGATGCCTATTACACGGCAGAAGTTCTTCAGAAGATTGAGGACCCTGAAGTTTATTGTTATGATTCCATAGACGTGTATCAGAATCCTAAGGGGAAGAAGCAGGAAATTCATATTAAATATCCTACTTACGATAAATTTATTTCCAGGGAATTTAGCAGTAAGGAAAAAGCGATTCGGGATCGCGAAGTGAACAGCACGAGATGTCCCGTGTGTGCGGTGGCTGCCAAGAGAAAGATCCGTTGGTTTACTACGAATTCCAAGCAGTATTACAGCGTGTCTCTATGTCAGAGCCATGGCCTGGTAAAAGGAAAAATCCGCATGAAGAAGACAGAGAACGATACTTTTTATGTGATTAAAACTATCAAGTTGATAGATACAGCAGATGCGAAGAAGATTCAGGAAAAGCAAGAATCCCTTCGCATCAGAAGACAGTTAAGAAGAAAGCGCAGCAAGGAAAAGTAA
- a CDS encoding nucleoside hydrolase, protein MNRKKIIIDCDPGIDDSIMLCLAAAYERQLEILAVTTVAGNHLINKVTKNALDVLDFLKMDVPVARGMDTHILNPVRPAEDAHGENALGNVTLPDSVRKPVDEHAVLYIRDLLMGLGEDEKVTLVVTGPCTNIAMLFRLFPHIKKKVQQIVLMGGGVKSGNVTSAAEFNMHEDPEAGEIVFQSGVPIVMAGLDVTWQCGLTRRQIEKLCQVGGKVAKFCGDMAGYAFERSFHELRRILPIHDAVTIMYLVHPEIFQDEDAFVHVDCSYGISRGETVCDFRWWRFEEEPAVKVLLSADENKFQELLIEAIFELDERLGNL, encoded by the coding sequence ATGAACCGTAAGAAGATTATAATAGACTGCGACCCCGGGATTGATGATTCAATCATGCTCTGTCTGGCAGCAGCATATGAGAGACAGCTGGAAATTCTGGCAGTGACTACAGTTGCGGGAAATCATCTGATTAATAAAGTAACCAAGAATGCGCTGGATGTTTTAGATTTTCTGAAGATGGATGTGCCGGTGGCCAGAGGGATGGATACACATATTCTGAATCCAGTAAGACCGGCAGAGGATGCTCATGGGGAGAACGCATTGGGAAATGTGACACTTCCTGACTCCGTGAGAAAACCGGTGGATGAGCATGCGGTGTTGTATATTCGCGACCTTTTGATGGGATTGGGAGAAGATGAGAAAGTCACGTTGGTGGTTACTGGCCCTTGTACCAATATAGCAATGCTTTTCCGGCTGTTTCCACATATAAAAAAGAAAGTTCAGCAGATTGTACTCATGGGAGGCGGTGTAAAAAGCGGCAATGTGACTTCGGCGGCAGAATTTAACATGCATGAGGACCCGGAAGCGGGAGAAATTGTATTCCAGTCAGGAGTTCCCATCGTCATGGCAGGTTTGGATGTGACCTGGCAGTGCGGACTGACCCGTCGGCAGATTGAGAAGCTCTGTCAAGTGGGAGGAAAGGTAGCTAAATTCTGTGGAGATATGGCAGGATACGCCTTTGAGAGAAGTTTTCATGAACTGCGTAGAATTTTGCCCATACATGATGCGGTGACGATTATGTATTTGGTTCACCCAGAAATCTTTCAGGATGAAGATGCGTTCGTCCATGTGGATTGTTCTTATGGAATCAGCCGCGGAGAGACAGTCTGCGATTTTCGCTGGTGGAGATTCGAGGAGGAGCCTGCAGTCAAGGTTTTGCTGAGCGCAGATGAGAACAAATTTCAGGAACTTTTAATAGAAGCTATATTTGAACTGGATGAGAGACTGGGTAACCTATGA
- a CDS encoding aldo/keto reductase: protein MQTVRLGKTEIVTNKNGFGALPIQRISDAEAVKLLRRAYDRGITFYDTARFYTDSEVKIGLAFKGMRDKVYIASKTAAVTPEAFWKDLETTLNNLQTDYLDIYQFHNPDFCPKPGDGSGVYECMLKAKEQGRIRHIGITNHRLKVAEEAIDSGLYDTLQFPFCYLATEKDIALVKKCEKADMGFISMKALSGGLINNSAAAYAFQAQYENVLPIWGVQREEELDEFLSYIDHPPVMTEELRQVIDHDREELCGNFCRGCGYCMPCPAGIKINDCARMSLMIRRAPTQMQLTADMQKMMMKIEDCLHCNQCMEKCPYELNTPELLQKNLKDYKEILAGKEILSNKETQF, encoded by the coding sequence ATGCAGACTGTGAGATTGGGAAAGACGGAGATTGTGACCAATAAAAATGGTTTTGGGGCGCTGCCAATTCAGAGAATCAGCGACGCGGAGGCTGTGAAGCTGCTGAGAAGAGCTTACGACAGAGGGATTACATTTTACGACACAGCTAGATTTTATACAGACAGCGAGGTTAAGATTGGTCTCGCCTTCAAAGGAATGAGGGATAAGGTATACATTGCTTCAAAAACAGCGGCGGTGACGCCGGAGGCTTTTTGGAAAGATTTAGAGACCACGCTGAATAATCTTCAGACGGACTATCTGGATATTTATCAATTTCACAATCCTGATTTTTGTCCGAAGCCGGGGGACGGCAGTGGGGTCTATGAGTGTATGCTAAAGGCGAAGGAGCAAGGGAGAATCCGTCATATTGGTATCACCAATCATCGCTTAAAGGTGGCTGAGGAGGCAATTGATTCCGGGCTTTATGACACTCTTCAGTTTCCATTCTGTTACCTGGCTACGGAGAAAGACATTGCACTGGTGAAAAAATGTGAAAAAGCGGATATGGGATTCATTTCTATGAAGGCTTTGTCAGGAGGATTGATTAATAACTCAGCGGCAGCTTATGCTTTTCAGGCACAGTATGAGAATGTTTTGCCCATTTGGGGAGTACAAAGGGAGGAAGAACTGGATGAGTTTCTGTCCTACATAGATCATCCGCCTGTGATGACGGAGGAGCTGCGGCAGGTCATTGATCATGACAGGGAAGAGCTGTGTGGGAATTTCTGTCGTGGATGTGGATATTGTATGCCATGTCCGGCAGGTATCAAGATCAATGACTGTGCGAGAATGTCTTTGATGATACGGAGGGCGCCGACTCAGATGCAGCTGACAGCAGATATGCAGAAGATGATGATGAAGATCGAAGACTGTCTGCATTGTAATCAATGTATGGAAAAATGTCCTTATGAATTGAACACCCCTGAGCTTCTTCAGAAAAATTTGAAAGATTATAAGGAGATTCTAGCAGGAAAAGAGATTCTTTCCAATAAAGAGACGCAGTTTTAA
- a CDS encoding tetratricopeptide repeat protein, with amino-acid sequence MMERVFNRNKSNLYTFCKAGKKLINKGKYEECRLLAADAMKNYPDAPEPHNIFGIVLEKQGNHASAMRHFRAAYALDPSYAPARQNLENFGTFEQNLGCAFGDLEEQQNAQSEDKVIA; translated from the coding sequence ATGATGGAGAGAGTATTTAACAGAAATAAAAGTAATTTATATACATTTTGCAAAGCAGGAAAGAAGCTGATTAATAAGGGTAAATATGAGGAGTGCAGATTGTTGGCGGCGGATGCCATGAAGAATTATCCAGATGCGCCGGAACCTCATAATATATTTGGAATTGTATTGGAGAAGCAGGGAAACCACGCGTCAGCAATGAGACATTTTCGGGCTGCGTACGCATTGGACCCATCTTATGCGCCGGCACGGCAGAATCTTGAAAATTTTGGAACCTTTGAGCAGAATTTAGGCTGTGCGTTTGGTGATCTGGAGGAGCAGCAGAATGCACAGAGTGAGGATAAAGTAATTGCATAA
- a CDS encoding response regulator, translating to MKNSSIHILVIEDDPQIRNFISYVLKQEEFLCTAVGTAQAGMSELVSGQIDLMILDLGLPDYDGIEVIQKVREWSEIPIVVVSARDQDQEKAAVLDSGADDYLTKPFSAVELLARIRVALRHLCRLGIGGQRVQTTAKVKDLSIDFEKHLVYLEGKEIHVTPMEYSLLNLFFHNIGKVLTTSYILKEVYGVHYGTDTQALRALMAGLRRKIEKNPAKPQYILTEIGVGYRLSEN from the coding sequence ATGAAAAATAGTAGTATTCATATCTTGGTCATAGAAGATGATCCTCAGATTAGAAACTTTATATCTTATGTGCTGAAGCAGGAAGAGTTTTTGTGTACAGCTGTGGGGACTGCGCAGGCTGGCATGTCGGAGTTGGTGTCAGGGCAGATAGATTTGATGATTCTGGATCTGGGGCTGCCGGACTATGATGGCATCGAGGTGATTCAAAAAGTCAGAGAGTGGTCGGAGATTCCTATTGTGGTGGTGTCTGCGAGAGACCAAGATCAGGAAAAAGCAGCAGTGCTGGACAGCGGAGCAGATGATTATCTGACGAAGCCTTTTTCAGCAGTGGAGCTTTTGGCCAGAATTCGGGTGGCGCTGCGGCACCTTTGCAGGCTGGGAATCGGAGGACAGAGGGTTCAGACTACGGCGAAGGTCAAGGATTTGAGTATAGATTTTGAGAAGCATTTGGTGTACTTGGAGGGAAAAGAAATCCATGTGACTCCCATGGAGTACAGCCTTTTGAATCTATTCTTTCACAACATCGGAAAAGTACTGACCACAAGTTATATTTTAAAAGAAGTTTATGGAGTTCATTATGGAACAGACACTCAGGCGTTGAGAGCACTGATGGCTGGTCTCAGGAGGAAAATAGAAAAAAATCCGGCGAAGCCCCAGTATATTTTGACAGAGATTGGAGTGGGATACCGGCTGAGTGAAAATTAA
- a CDS encoding DUF4118 domain-containing protein: MSDKRTVVLKMIQVLKSVAVMIGCLAGATLIGMVFHWMKFPDTNVVIIYIFSVLLTARFVPGYGYGVAVSVAATLTFNYFFTAPYFTLNVYDLSYLVTFVIMTVTAIMTSALTSRARKSERQAWEKEKIANALYGLTHRLTNAADLDEIVSAVIEQVSKVLGCDAACLCFNQEGCPMETYQQQRGSERMIQKTGEEDFARYSEGNVFGKNTVCVGEKFCDWPIYGKDRILGVLRLPKDTAVGTMRGYLPLMQAMLENTALAMERVWNVQESNRSKAEMTQERYRGNLLRAISHDLRTPLAGIMGSSELLMDMLKEDKEGRELASGVYKDADWLLSLVENILNLTRLQDGRLILNKQPEAVEEILGSAIAHVTKRYPGREITVDIPEELLMVPMDGRLMEQVLVNLMDNAVKHTSEEKEIRVVVKTQEEQGEVLFQVLDEGSGIAPADLPHIFQLFYTTSTKSADAKRGVGLGLAICESIVKMHGGTITAGNRKDCKGAEFSIRLPMEVSHEK, encoded by the coding sequence ATGAGTGATAAAAGGACAGTGGTCTTGAAAATGATACAGGTGTTGAAATCGGTGGCGGTGATGATTGGATGCCTTGCGGGCGCGACTTTGATAGGAATGGTTTTTCACTGGATGAAATTTCCAGATACCAACGTGGTGATCATCTATATTTTTTCTGTACTGCTGACCGCACGTTTTGTCCCAGGCTATGGATATGGGGTTGCGGTTTCCGTAGCGGCGACACTGACGTTTAACTATTTTTTTACAGCACCGTATTTTACATTGAATGTGTATGATCTGTCTTATCTGGTGACCTTTGTGATTATGACAGTGACCGCGATTATGACCAGTGCGCTGACATCTAGGGCGAGGAAGAGCGAGCGCCAGGCGTGGGAAAAAGAAAAAATCGCGAATGCACTGTATGGATTGACACATCGGCTTACCAATGCAGCAGATTTGGATGAGATTGTCTCAGCGGTCATTGAGCAGGTGAGTAAAGTATTGGGATGTGATGCAGCGTGCCTGTGTTTTAATCAGGAGGGTTGTCCCATGGAGACTTATCAACAGCAAAGAGGTAGTGAACGGATGATTCAAAAAACTGGAGAAGAGGATTTCGCCAGGTATTCCGAGGGAAACGTCTTTGGGAAAAACACAGTCTGTGTGGGAGAGAAGTTTTGTGATTGGCCTATCTACGGCAAAGACAGAATTCTAGGTGTACTGCGGTTGCCAAAAGATACCGCGGTTGGTACCATGAGAGGTTATCTGCCGTTGATGCAGGCTATGTTGGAAAACACAGCATTGGCTATGGAGCGAGTATGGAATGTGCAGGAGAGCAATCGTTCGAAGGCGGAGATGACCCAGGAGAGATATCGCGGGAATCTGCTGCGGGCAATCTCACACGATTTGAGGACTCCTCTGGCGGGAATCATGGGGAGTTCGGAACTTTTGATGGATATGCTGAAGGAGGACAAGGAGGGCCGTGAGCTGGCCTCTGGCGTCTATAAGGATGCCGATTGGCTGCTGTCTTTGGTAGAAAACATCCTGAATCTCACGAGGCTCCAAGATGGCAGGCTTATCTTGAATAAGCAGCCGGAGGCGGTAGAGGAGATTTTGGGCAGTGCAATTGCCCATGTGACAAAGCGTTATCCAGGAAGAGAAATTACGGTGGATATTCCGGAAGAACTGCTGATGGTACCTATGGATGGAAGATTGATGGAACAGGTTCTCGTGAATCTGATGGACAATGCAGTGAAGCACACATCGGAGGAAAAAGAAATTCGTGTGGTGGTAAAGACGCAGGAGGAGCAAGGAGAAGTACTGTTTCAAGTGTTGGATGAGGGTAGTGGAATCGCTCCGGCAGATTTGCCTCATATTTTCCAGCTGTTTTACACGACGAGTACGAAAAGTGCAGATGCCAAGAGAGGTGTTGGTCTGGGATTGGCGATCTGTGAGTCTATTGTGAAGATGCATGGAGGAACGATTACCGCGGGCAACCGGAAAGATTGCAAAGGAGCGGAGTTTTCCATTCGGCTCCCTATGGAGGTGTCTCATGAAAAATAG
- a CDS encoding response regulator: MKKENMLIMVVEDDKLVGNLITSTLKVNDYKYILTTTGNTAIMEAVSHRPDVILLDLGLPDIDGIEVIKSVRSWSMCPIIVISARSEDKDKIDALDAGADDYLTKPFSVDELLARLRSTMRRIQYLEDNAGKETPVFENGQLRIDYSSASVTVKGEEIHLMPIEYSLLCLLAQNIGKVLTHSYILDKIWKNSIESDLSSLRVYMTSLRKKIEIGCERGTYIQTHIGIGYRMVRVEK; this comes from the coding sequence ATGAAAAAAGAAAATATGCTGATTATGGTGGTCGAAGATGACAAGCTGGTGGGAAATCTCATAACGAGTACTTTGAAAGTAAATGATTACAAGTATATACTGACTACGACAGGAAATACGGCGATTATGGAAGCAGTCTCCCACAGGCCGGATGTAATTCTGTTGGACTTAGGACTTCCTGATATAGATGGGATTGAGGTGATTAAGAGTGTGAGATCTTGGTCTATGTGTCCGATCATCGTCATAAGTGCCAGAAGTGAAGACAAAGATAAAATTGACGCGTTAGATGCAGGTGCGGATGACTATCTGACAAAACCCTTCAGTGTAGATGAATTGCTGGCCAGGCTTCGCTCTACAATGAGAAGAATTCAGTATCTAGAGGATAATGCGGGAAAAGAGACACCGGTTTTTGAGAACGGTCAGCTTCGAATCGACTACTCTTCCGCGTCGGTTACGGTAAAAGGAGAAGAAATTCATCTAATGCCCATTGAATACAGTCTTTTATGTCTACTGGCACAGAATATCGGCAAAGTTCTGACGCATTCCTATATACTGGATAAAATCTGGAAGAACAGTATTGAGAGCGATTTGTCTTCTCTGAGAGTATACATGACCTCTCTGAGAAAAAAAATAGAAATTGGATGTGAGAGGGGAACCTATATACAGACGCATATCGGCATTGGATATCGTATGGTTCGGGTGGAAAAATGA
- a CDS encoding ATP-binding protein, which translates to MSAHIQSAADENEHIMVCLSASASNPEVIRQAARISSSFHGKFTAFYVEMSGMDDMPVQERNNLQANIRMAEQCGANIIVSYGNDVAEQIAEYVKVAKVTQIIMGKTYKGRRWLFKRDSISDKLLKIAPNLKVMLIPDPLEEEHKIHWVRRRRNQDFYRNSLRLSIDILTIFLFLLLSTGICVLFEENEFQTDNLLMIYMMGGLLQALFARCRISSILYALGSVIVFNYFFTEPRLTLHVNDTSYITTFFVMFATSMTVSTLVQQMKRVAKQAAEKAYRTEILLETSQKLQQAEDVSQIALQSIQQLEKLLNCTVYCIPGKPSSDMKLQDYFASNKEANGLSRDEIAVASWAYKNNKHAGATTGTLPGARCLYLTVRNGDKIFAIIGIELNGKVPTAFEKSVMLALLNESALAFEKEELRRRERETALRLQQEQLRGNLLRAISHDLRTPLTSISGNADMLMKSYQMMADSERTRIFHDIYEDAVWLINLVENLLSVTRIENGTMDIVLQPEMVEDVLDASMKHLNRHVKNHKLKVSQADDMLMAKMDAKLIIQVLTNLVDNAFKHTPEGSEIEINVYEKRHKVVFEVADNGDGVPEDQKEKIFTMFYSGDHTTSDGRRCMGMGLTLCKSIIEAHGGRIWVEDNHPHGAVFRFEIEAEEVNF; encoded by the coding sequence ATGTCTGCTCATATACAAAGTGCTGCCGATGAAAATGAACACATCATGGTATGTCTGTCGGCGTCCGCTTCAAACCCAGAAGTGATACGTCAAGCAGCCAGGATTTCCAGTTCTTTTCATGGAAAATTTACTGCGTTTTATGTGGAGATGTCTGGTATGGATGATATGCCAGTTCAAGAGAGAAATAATCTTCAGGCAAATATTCGAATGGCGGAACAATGCGGGGCTAATATCATAGTCTCCTATGGAAATGATGTGGCTGAACAGATCGCTGAGTACGTCAAGGTGGCAAAAGTGACACAAATCATAATGGGGAAGACCTATAAGGGCAGACGTTGGCTTTTTAAGAGAGACAGTATCTCAGACAAACTGTTAAAGATTGCCCCTAATTTAAAGGTGATGCTGATTCCAGATCCATTGGAAGAAGAACATAAAATTCACTGGGTCAGGAGAAGAAGGAACCAAGATTTCTACCGGAATTCTCTGAGGCTGTCAATAGATATACTGACAATTTTTTTATTCTTGCTGCTCTCAACAGGCATTTGTGTTCTTTTTGAGGAAAATGAATTTCAGACGGACAATCTGCTGATGATCTATATGATGGGTGGGCTTTTACAGGCACTGTTTGCACGGTGCAGAATCAGCAGTATTTTGTATGCTTTAGGCAGCGTGATAGTATTCAATTATTTTTTTACCGAACCTCGGCTGACACTGCATGTGAATGATACGAGTTATATCACCACCTTTTTTGTGATGTTTGCCACATCAATGACCGTCTCTACTCTAGTTCAGCAGATGAAAAGAGTGGCAAAACAGGCTGCAGAGAAGGCATATCGTACAGAAATTTTGTTGGAAACAAGCCAAAAGCTGCAACAGGCAGAGGATGTCTCTCAGATAGCACTACAGTCTATTCAGCAGTTGGAAAAACTGTTGAACTGTACTGTGTACTGTATTCCGGGAAAACCAAGCTCAGATATGAAGTTGCAGGACTACTTTGCCAGCAACAAGGAAGCCAATGGGCTGTCACGGGATGAAATTGCGGTGGCAAGCTGGGCATATAAGAACAACAAGCACGCAGGGGCTACAACGGGAACACTTCCTGGCGCGAGATGCCTTTATCTGACTGTACGCAATGGGGATAAAATTTTTGCGATTATAGGAATTGAGTTAAATGGAAAGGTTCCCACCGCCTTCGAGAAAAGTGTAATGCTGGCTTTGCTCAACGAATCGGCGCTGGCATTTGAGAAAGAGGAACTGCGTAGGCGAGAGAGGGAGACTGCTCTTAGATTACAACAGGAGCAGCTCAGAGGGAATCTGCTGCGGGCGATTTCTCACGATTTGAGGACACCTCTTACGAGTATTTCAGGAAATGCGGATATGCTGATGAAAAGCTATCAAATGATGGCGGACTCTGAGCGCACGAGAATATTTCACGATATCTATGAGGATGCGGTGTGGCTGATTAATCTGGTGGAAAACTTACTGTCGGTGACGAGAATTGAAAATGGAACCATGGATATTGTACTTCAGCCAGAGATGGTAGAGGATGTTCTGGATGCTAGCATGAAGCATTTGAACCGTCATGTGAAAAACCATAAGCTCAAAGTAAGTCAGGCTGATGATATGCTGATGGCAAAAATGGACGCAAAATTGATCATACAGGTACTGACTAATTTAGTCGACAACGCGTTTAAGCATACACCGGAAGGGTCTGAGATTGAGATAAATGTATATGAGAAAAGACATAAAGTTGTCTTTGAGGTGGCTGATAATGGTGACGGTGTGCCGGAAGACCAGAAAGAGAAAATTTTCACAATGTTCTATTCAGGAGATCACACTACATCGGATGGACGAAGATGTATGGGAATGGGGCTAACACTTTGTAAGTCAATTATAGAAGCCCATGGAGGAAGAATTTGGGTGGAGGATAATCATCCGCATGGAGCTGTCTTTCGGTTTGAGATAGAAGCAGAGGAGGTAAATTTCTGA
- a CDS encoding sensor histidine kinase, protein MSEEMRPDPEKLLRQIQQEEQKEKKKKRGKFSIFLGYAAGVGKTYAMLDAAHQAQKNGIDVVAGYIEPHARPETRAMMEGLEVLPPLMVEYKGIELREMDLDAVLKRRPQLALVDELAHTNAKGLRHQKRYEDIEEILDAGIDVYTTVNIQHLESLNDIVGSITGIHMKERVPDTVFDSADQVKIIDIEPETLIQRLQEGKIYKSIQAERALNNFFAKEKLISLREIALRRTADRVNRIAIEESKMYRDKKYYTGEHVLTCISPSPTCAKVIRSASRLAYAFHANFTALYVETPDLQNADRKVKKMVEENMHLAEALGAKIATVFGEDIPFQIAEYAKICSASKLVLGRTNHKIWLGQKKGTLTDQITQYIPNMDIYIIPDTSNRAERWAVPKDVAKHKKEEKNGSLFLDLIRGVATLGIATVVSLGVEQVGFMSANIIIIYLFAILMLSLYSRRRWVSAVAALLSVFLFNFFFVPPIYSFAVHAPAYYTTFVFMFLFAFIISTIITSERKQAKESAKFAYRTELLLENSKRMRRVHTVRALLKELSNQVLKLMNLSVIFFVKKDNKMTGPWLFPRVGMDKAQLRDMLDDQERAVVQWVLENKKRAGCCTHTLPGAQAMYLPIKSGDEIYAVMGIVLEEKREIPPFEYGLLTAMLNEAALVFARIYMTNNNVEEQKGDQKTAR, encoded by the coding sequence ATGAGCGAAGAGATGAGACCTGACCCAGAGAAGCTGCTGCGGCAGATTCAACAGGAAGAACAAAAGGAGAAGAAAAAAAAGAGAGGCAAATTCAGTATCTTTTTGGGATATGCGGCAGGTGTTGGAAAGACCTATGCGATGTTGGATGCTGCGCATCAGGCACAGAAAAATGGGATAGATGTAGTTGCAGGTTACATCGAACCTCATGCACGGCCTGAGACGCGAGCAATGATGGAAGGCTTAGAGGTATTGCCGCCGCTGATGGTGGAATATAAGGGAATAGAACTGCGGGAGATGGATTTGGATGCAGTCTTGAAAAGACGGCCGCAGCTCGCCTTGGTGGATGAACTGGCCCATACGAATGCTAAGGGGCTGAGGCATCAAAAGCGGTATGAGGATATCGAGGAAATCCTGGATGCAGGAATTGATGTCTACACGACGGTTAATATCCAGCATCTAGAGAGTCTGAATGATATCGTGGGAAGCATTACCGGAATCCATATGAAAGAAAGAGTGCCGGATACGGTATTTGATTCTGCAGACCAGGTGAAAATTATTGATATTGAACCTGAGACACTGATACAAAGGTTGCAAGAAGGAAAAATCTATAAGTCAATTCAGGCTGAGAGAGCGCTGAATAACTTTTTTGCAAAGGAAAAGCTAATCTCATTAAGAGAGATCGCTCTGCGCAGAACTGCGGATAGAGTGAACAGAATAGCGATTGAAGAGAGCAAGATGTACCGTGACAAAAAGTACTATACGGGAGAACACGTTTTGACTTGTATCTCTCCTTCTCCTACCTGTGCAAAAGTGATTCGGAGCGCCTCACGTCTGGCTTATGCTTTTCATGCAAACTTTACTGCCTTATATGTTGAGACTCCTGATCTTCAAAATGCAGACCGAAAAGTAAAAAAAATGGTCGAAGAAAATATGCATTTAGCAGAAGCTCTGGGAGCGAAGATCGCTACGGTGTTTGGAGAGGATATTCCCTTTCAGATAGCGGAGTATGCAAAAATCTGTAGCGCATCAAAGTTGGTTCTAGGAAGAACAAATCACAAAATATGGCTGGGACAGAAAAAGGGAACGCTCACCGATCAAATTACACAATATATTCCTAACATGGATATCTATATTATTCCTGATACCAGCAATCGGGCTGAGAGATGGGCGGTTCCCAAAGATGTGGCAAAGCACAAGAAAGAGGAGAAAAATGGAAGCCTGTTTTTAGACCTTATAAGGGGTGTTGCTACACTTGGAATTGCCACAGTAGTAAGTTTAGGTGTGGAACAAGTCGGCTTTATGAGTGCAAATATTATCATCATTTACCTGTTTGCGATTCTGATGCTGTCTCTCTACTCACGGAGAAGGTGGGTTTCGGCAGTGGCGGCACTGCTCAGTGTATTTTTGTTTAACTTTTTCTTTGTACCGCCGATCTACAGTTTTGCCGTTCATGCGCCGGCTTACTATACGACCTTTGTGTTTATGTTTCTGTTTGCATTTATTATTTCTACGATTATCACCAGTGAAAGAAAACAGGCAAAAGAGAGTGCGAAATTTGCATATCGCACGGAATTACTCTTGGAAAATAGCAAGAGGATGCGGCGGGTTCATACAGTCAGAGCTCTATTGAAGGAACTCAGCAATCAGGTACTGAAGTTGATGAATCTGTCAGTGATATTTTTTGTGAAAAAGGATAATAAAATGACGGGACCATGGTTATTTCCAAGGGTAGGGATGGACAAGGCTCAGCTTCGGGATATGTTAGATGATCAGGAACGTGCCGTTGTACAGTGGGTCCTGGAGAATAAAAAAAGAGCTGGCTGTTGTACACATACGCTTCCAGGCGCCCAGGCTATGTATCTTCCTATTAAAAGTGGTGACGAGATCTATGCGGTTATGGGAATTGTTTTGGAGGAGAAAAGGGAAATTCCGCCTTTTGAGTATGGACTGCTCACTGCTATGCTGAATGAGGCAGCGCTGGTGTTTGCGAGAATATATATGACCAACAATAATGTAGAAGAGCAAAAAGGAGATCAAAAAACGGCTCGATGA